DNA sequence from the Ovis canadensis isolate MfBH-ARS-UI-01 breed Bighorn chromosome 2, ARS-UI_OviCan_v2, whole genome shotgun sequence genome:
TGAGAAGAGTGGACGGCGTTGCGGACAAAGTGAAAGCCAGCATCGGCGATGAGACATTTGTCTACGGGGACTATGCGAGGGCGTTGCTCATGTAGGGGAGCCTGGCGCTGGCCAGGAGACTCTTCCCTATGGCACGATGGGAGGGCGTTATGGACAAAGTGAAATAGGGCGGTGGGATGAGACCTTGGGCGATGTCCTTGGAGTTGAAGTGAAACACCGCTTTGCCGATGAGCCTGTAGGCGCAGGGACCATGGGAGGTCGTTGGGCAAAAAGGGGAAGTCGGCGGTGGCAAGGAGTCTTGGTTTTCAGAGGATAGATAGCGTTGCGGACAAAACGAAAGCCAGCAGGGGCGTTGAGATAGACAGCTTTGAGACTATTGGCTTTGGGACGATGCCTATGGGCGATGAGACCATGTCAGAACATcgcagaaaaaaagagaactcgTTGGTGGCTAGCAGAGCATTCCCTATGGCACGATGGGAAGGCGCTGCAAACAGAGTGCATTTCAGCCCTGCAGGGGAGATGAGACCTTGGGCGATGGGACCGTCGGAGGGCGTTCCGGACAAAGGAGGACCCTGGCATGGCGATGAAACTATCGATGTTTGCGCTGAGAAGTCTGAGGGCTTGCGACAAGTATAGAACAGCGGAGGCGATGAGAATATTGGCGACAGGACGCTTGGACAGAGTCCTGCAACACGTGAAATCcggcgggggtggggagtgggtgagGCTGTTGCAGATAAGACGGTTGGAAAGTGTTGCGGACAGAGTGAAAGCTGACTTCCCGACGAGACGATAGGCTGTGGGGCACTGGGGGCGGTGTTGCACTCACTTTAGATGCCGCGGTGGGTAAGATTATTCGCTGTGGGACGATGGGAGGGCTTTGCGCTGAAAGAGAAGCGCAGCGGAAGCGATGAGACTGTTGGCTGTGGGGCGATGGGAGGGCGTTTCTCACACAGGGGAGCCCGGCTTGGCTCTGAGTCGAGGAGTCCGCGTTGCGGACAAAGTGAAACCGGACGGTGGCGAAAAAGTACTGGTGGGGGGGACTATGGACAGCTTCGAGACAAAGTCAAACCCTGCGGAGGGATGAGACCACCGGACAATGGATGGGTGTGGTCCACACAGGGGACCCTGGAAGTGGCGACGAGACTATTCGCTGAGGCAGGATGGAAAGGCGCTGGGCACACAATGAAACACGGTGGCAGCGCTGAGGCTTTTGGCTTCGAGTTGACGGGACGGCTTCGCGGACAAAGTGAAAGCGAGCACAGGTGATGAGACAATCGGCTTGGGGCGGTGGCACCGCGGTGTGGACAGAGTTAAACCGGGCGGTGGGGGTGAGACTGTGAGAGATGGGACGATGGGAGGACCTTGAGCACAAAACGGGGCCAGGGGGAGTCAGTGAGGCTATAGGCTTAGAGCCATTTTGGACAACGTGAGAAACAGCCAAGGCGATGAGACTGGCCATGGGACCCTGGGAGTGCGTCGCAGCCAGAGGAGAAGTCAGCGGTGGCCGGGACACAAAGAAGCATGGGACGGTTTGGGGGACTTTCTGGGGCTGAGGAGGAACGCGGCCACCACCTTGGTCAGGGACCAAAGAAGTGTGCGCCCCTGGAATGCTCTGGAATTTTCAGGGTCTCTCAAGGGTTCGGCCTTGAAGTTGGGGAGTAAGTGTTGAATAGCTGAAAactaggaatattttaaaaagcgcagcactttatttttttgaattaattttatattgaactatatacttattttaaaaaaaaaaatgagtgaggCTAATCTATTTTCAATTCATGTGTCCTAAAGCtgttaatttgggcttcccagatggcgctagtggcaaGGACTAGCTAGActggtagtccatgggatcgcaaaagagtcagacacagctgaagaaactcagcatgcacacactcgAGGCTGTGAATTTACCTCAGTATGCAACTTTGCTTCTGCAACTTTGAAGAATAGTGATTGAATTTCCATTACTTACtaaatttctcatttcattttttaattctgaCTTGACCATAATTTATCTGGACAATTTAAAATCTCTAAATGATTGCtttcgtgctaagttgcttcagttgtgtctgactctttgcgaccctatggaccgccaggctcctttgtccaagggattctccaggcaagaatactggagtgggttgctgtgccctcctccaggggatcttcccaacctagggatggaatccaggtcttttATGTCTatctgcactggtaggcaggtctttaccactagcgccacctgtttTAATATTAATTGCAGGCATTGTGATGTGGGAATGCAACTTATAACATGTTTGCTCTGGAGGAATTATAGATATTTTCTGGGTAGTCTAATATATGATAACTTTCATGggtgatttataaatatttgatagaagtTATATTTTCTATTCTAGGTTATAGTGGCCCTGTATATAAACCTCTGGTTTTAGTCTTTTACATCATATTTCAGGCcttcttttctctattatttttctgttttttttttaccagcttacAGCACTGGACTAAATGTCACTGCTACCATGTTTCTGTTTGCGTTACTACATATGCTGCATTTTCCCACTAAACCTCctataatatttgaaatttagTTCCATGctcttaaaatttaattatagatCCAACTGTATTTCCATGTATATTGACTTTATTTCTCAAATGAAACATGTTTTTATTGAATTGTCCTGGATGTTAATAACATTAATATTGATATTAATTCTTTATCAAGATCTCATTGACGTTAACATTGCCACCTCTAATTACATCCTTCATTATATTTTCTTGCTCTGTATTTGcccatcttttttgttgttgtagtttTAGCATTAATAAGTATTTAGTATTATTTGAATTTCggcttttcttcctcttcaagGTAATAGTGGGGTTTATGTTTAAAGCAATCAACAGATGTTTTCATTCATAAGTAGCTTGTATTTATTATCTTGAGGGCTGTATATTTGGGTCTTAAGtgcattgatttctgctttactgttaatattacttttacattttcttaaagctactgaattaatttattttattatatatctggctgtgctgggtctctgttgctatgcgggctttctctagttgcagtgcttaggcttctcattgcagcagcttctctaattgaggagcaggggctccaggtgcacaggcttcagtagttgcggctcatgggctGAGTAGGTGCGactcccagactctagagcacagactcagtactTGTGGCTTACGTGCTTAGTagctctgaggcatgtgagatcttcttggaccagggatcaaaccggtgtcccttgcattacaaggcagattcttaagcactggaccaccagggaagcccttttgcatattttttttgacacttgtcatactcctttcatTTCTCCATTGCCATTGGTTTAAACCCAGTATACTTTTGAAAGCAATTTAGAGTTTCTCTTAAGTTTTGAATGAAAAATTGCaaaattaaaactgcaaaaaTTAAACTAttgggggagttccctggtggtgcaaaatcactgcagatggtgattgcagccatgaaattaaaagatgcttactcctcagaaggaaagttatgaccaacctagacagcatattcaaaagcagagacattactttgccggcttaggtccatctagtcaaggctgtggtttttcccatggtcatgtatggatgagagagttggactgtgaagaaagctgagtgccgaagaattgatgcttttgaactgtggtgtgggagaagactcttgagagtcccttggactgcaaggagatccaaccagtccatcctaaaggagatcagtcctgggtgttcattagaaggactgatgttgaagctgaaactccaatactttggccacctgtttcaaagagttgactcattggagaagactctgatgctgggagggattgggggcaggaggagaaggggatgacacaggattagattgctggatggcatcactgacttgatggacatgagtttgagtgaactccgggagttggtgatggacagggaggcctggcatgctgcgattcatggggttgcaaagagtcagaaacgactgagcaactgaactgaactgagctgaactgaactggtggtccagttgttaggacttcAACTGCTGTGGGCCTGCTTTCAATCCCTAGTCATGAAGCTAAAATCCCACAacctgcatggcacagccaaggataaataaatacatttttaaaagtaactttaaCCGATTTTACTGTTCCCTTCTAGTTCTTATTGGGGCTCTTGCTTTTAGCCAATAGAGTAAGTGTTCATAGGAGACATGATGAGAATAGTTATGCACATGAATTTATGTTCAagtatctgtatgcaggtcaggaagcaacagttagaactggacatggaacaacagactggttccaaataggaaaagaagtatgtcaaggttgtatattgtcaccctgcttatataacttataggcagagtacatcatgagaaacgctggactggaagaaacacaagctggaatcaagattgccaggagaaatatcaataacctcagatatgcagatgataccacccttatggcagaaagtgaagaggaactaaagagcctcttgatgaaagtgaaagagaagagtgaaaaagttggcttaaaactgggcattcataaaacgaagatcatgacatctggtcccatcacttcatgggaaatagatggggaaacagtggaaacagtgtcagactttatttttgggggctccaaaatcactgcatatggtgactgcagccatgaaattaaaagctgcttactccttggaaggaaagttatgaccaacctagatagcatattcaaaagcagacacatttctttgccgactaaggtccgtctagtcaaggctatcgtttttcctgtggtcatgtatggatgtgagagttggactgtgaagaaggctgagcgccaaagaattgatacttttgacctgtggtgttgtagaagactcttgagagtcccttggactgcaaggagatccacccagtccattctgaaggaggtcagccctgggatttctttggaaggaatgatgctaaagctgaaactccagtactttggccacctcatgagaaggggtgactcattggaaaagactctgatgctggcagggattgggggcaggaggagaaggggacgacagaggatgagatggctggatggcatcacggactcgatggacatgaatctgagtgaactccaggagttggtgatggacagggaggcctggcgtgctgcgattcatggggtcacaaagagttggacacaactgagcgactggactgaactgaactgataaacagaCGAGAGGTTCTAAAAGACTAGTGAAAATAAATTGAtggtttatttaagaaaataaaaacgtGTTAATTTTGAATGTGCTTAGCGtgatggttggagaaggcaatggcaccccctccagtactcgtgcctggaaaatctcatggatggaggagcctggaatgctgcagtccatggtgtcgctgagggtctgacacgactgaatgacttcattttcacttttcactttcatgatttggagatggaaatagcaacccactccagtgttcttgcctggagaatcccagggacgacggagcctggtgggctgccatctctggggtcgtacagagtcagacacgactgaagtacttagcagcagcagcaggtaccatAGCAAAGGTATccctcttttttcccctgaaaattaCCTGGAAAAATTACCTACAAGTATCTTCTGATGTGAGAACCCAGTTTCCATtacttctttttgtattttttaatataattgaaaattttaaaaaatacattatttttatgtatCGTTCTCTATGAGACTGAAAGTTTCAACATAGAAGATACTGAATTAAAGTTATTTACCAGTATTTCTTAAAGGCAATTCCACCATCTGCCACTTTGATACTCAATTAATACATGTGAcatgaactgaatgaatgaatgagtagataAGTGTTACCATCAGTTACTCACTTTTGTTTAGAATACTGAAGATTGAATTTAGTTGTTAAGAATAAACAGACTCAGTGTCTGGATTTCTACACAAAGACCACTGCACAAATATGTTTCCAGTGAGGCAGTGGAGATCCTCACCTGTGgagatttctttcatcaaaacaCAGGATTTTCTACTTATATACTCATTGCTGGATTAGTTCATTTTGGGGTTTATTCAATCATTCAGTAAAAATATGTTTGGAAATGCCATCCACTAAAAGAGAGCAGAATAAATTtgatctcacacacacaaaaagaaaactaaaagaatttgataagaatttaataaataaaaaatcatctTTAATGAAATGGAAAGCTGAACATATTTCCTAAATCTTAATACAATGTGAAGGCAAATATccttatatgaaaatataaatatgacaagtataaataaataataaataactcaGGGAAATAATCACTTAAGGACTGATGACCCTAGAGCTAAGTTTTTAACATTCTTGCTTAATACTACAAAATATATGCTTAAGTAATTCAGTAAATTTTGTGGGTAAAGCAGAAATCAGAAACTTCTGAAATGACCACAGGTGAGTGTGCAAGGCTGATGTGACATCTTAGTGAGTGGGAGTCATTTCAAGGTGAGTTCAGATCTCCACCCATCTTTCTTAACCTTTCTTGCAAGCTGGATGATGATGAGAGGGCTTTCATCATCTCCACTCTGACAATTTCCCAGGCACAGTCGCTGTATTCCTTCTCTTTCAGGTAGACATGGATGCCCTGGAAGTACCTCTTCACAGCCAGGGTGGGTCCCGTCCTTCCCAGGGCAGAGTCTTCCTCTCCCGTCACCTGCCCCAGGCAGGTGTCCAGGTCATCCAGCTGCTGATGGAGTCCAGTGCGGAGCTGCTCCAGGAGGGTGGTGTCCCAGGCAGCAGAGGAGCTCTCTGTGTGGAAGAGGTTGAAGCTCTGCTGGAGCATCTCGTGGAGCACAGAGatggcctgggcctcctgcagctggctgccctccaccatctcctgggggaaagtgaagtcttttCTCTCCTGCAGACAGAAGCGAGGGGAGATTCTCCTCATTTGGCCCAGGAGCCTGAGGTTCTTCCTGCCAATCAGCATGTGGTTCTGAGACAGGTCACAGCCCAGGGATCCTCCCGGGCCGTAGCTGACCAGCGCCAGGGCCATCAGTAGAGAGAGCACAAAGGCCATGGGGAagatgaggctgctgctgggctggCTGAGACGGCGTCTGGGTGAACCTTGAGGTAGGTTCTCTGATGCCATGCTTTCTAAGCAAGGCCATTAAATAGGGAACAtggtagttttcattttctagtcatttct
Encoded proteins:
- the LOC138432668 gene encoding interferon omega-1-like, producing MAFVLSLLMALALVSYGPGGSLGCDLSQNHMLIGRKNLRLLGQMRRISPRFCLQERKDFTFPQEMVEGSQLQEAQAISVLHEMLQQSFNLFHTESSSAAWDTTLLEQLRTGLHQQLDDLDTCLGQVTGEEDSALGRTGPTLAVKRYFQGIHVYLKEKEYSDCAWEIVRVEMMKALSSSSSLQERLRKMGGDLNSP